The nucleotide sequence CTGAAATAACTGTGTGACCATGATTAAAAAACCGTACAGATCCTTCTCCGGGTGATTGACCGCTTTTTCATTAAAGTATTGCAACTTTAAAGATAATTCTACTTCTTTTGCATCTTGAAGTAATTGTAAAAATAAATCGTCTTTACTCTTAAAATGAGCATAAATCGATTGTTTCTTTATCCCTGCTTCCTCAGAAATTTGCGATAGGGAAGCTCCCTCATAGCCATGGAGGGTAAAATACTTGAGTGCTGCTTCTTTGATTTTATTGCTTCTCACACACCATCACCTCTTTTTTAACGAACGTTCGTAAGTTAATTTACCAGAGAATGGACCAGCAAGCAAGCTAATTCTTTCATATACAAAATAAATGAAAGACAGCCTTTATTTTAATTGCAGAATGAAAGCAGCCTCTTTTTTAGGTGAATGGCCGTAATGGCAGAAAAATTTGATATAGTTGCTCTAAGGATTCCAGATTCAAAATAATACCAAAATGATAAAGGGAGGATGTATGAAGGGAGAACTTTTCTGCAAGCTGTCTCTGTCTTTTTTGAGTGTGTTAGTCTCTTCAACGCTTATCGCCTGCTCCAATGATGAATCTTCTATAAAAACTCAAGAGGAAAAACGTAAGGCACAAGAAACAGAGTCTTTTACACAAGCTAAGCTCTATCTTGTTAAAAAAGATGGAAGGTATGGCTTTATAAATCAGAAGGGACAATTGATGATTCCTTATCTGTATAAGTCAGCACAAAACTTTTCAGAAGGATTAGCGATGGTAAGCAAGGATGGAAAACATTATGGATATATAGATACAAGTGGTAAGGTGAAAATCCCTTTATACCTTCAAAACCGTGAAGGAGAGCTGCCATTATACGGCGGTTCAAATGATCAGCTGGATTTCAATATGGGAAAAGTCACCTATTATGATAAAAAGGCAGACAGCACGGGTATCTTAACTAACAAAGGACAAAATCTTCATTCTCCAAAATATAACTATGATTTTATAGAGGAAGGATATATATTTGCGACTGACAAGAAAACAAATCAACAAGTCGTCTTAGATAAAAACGGCAAAAAGGTGTTTACACCTAAGAGAGGCGAGGTCGTTAGGGATATTTATAAGGATTATTTTGCCGTTACCACTGTTAAAGAAGACGATGAACAGGAAGAATTTGAGATAGTCGATTTAGTAGATAACCATAATAAGGTTATCGTCGACGCTACAGAAAAAAAGATTATACAATGGAAATATGGGAACGAAGGACTGATTCCGTACTATACTGATGACTTTTTTGAAGGCGAGGGATATGTAAATGACAATGAAGAAATTGTCATCAAAGCCCGGTTTGACAGTGCCAGCCCATTTTCAGAAGGGATGGCGGTTGTTGGATTAACACCAGAACAAGCAGAAGATCCCTACGTTAGGAGCGGTTATATTAATCAGACTGGAGAAATAGTTATTCCCGTCATTTATGATACAGCTACAGATTTTAATGAGGGAGTAGCTTTAGTATCCAAAGACAACAAATATTTTTTCATTAATAAAACAGGAAAGAAACTATTCAATCAATCATTTAGCGATGCGCGTAATTTTCAAAGTGGGTTGGCTCTCGTGAAGAAGGGAAACAAGCTGCAATATATAAATAAAAAGGAAAAGTAGTTTGGGGAAATGTGATAACGAATGACAAGGATTTATTCGCAGATTTTATCAATGATGCGTTTTGAAGCATCTGGAAGAACGGCACCCTTTCAATGAAAAAATTTTGAAAGAGCTACGGGACAATAAAGTAATTTAAAAAGCCAAACAAGCATAACCCCGTCCTGGATTTAGGACGGGGCAAAAATGTACTTGGTTAATTTTGATGCAAGATACTTCGTTACACTAATAAAGTCATTTGAAAATCTAAGGCTGATTATGCTAATCCAAGTAATTAAAAATCGGTGTGGAAAACGGATTCTAATTGATTTTCTTGTATTTTGGCAGGCAGCCTTCTCATGATTGCATTACTAATCTTAATTTGAAAGGGATTGTCTAATTGCGCTACTTTTCCAATGCGCCATGAAAGATTGATAATCTTTTTGTCTTTGGCAGTCTTAAATTTTCAAATTCAAGAAATGCTTCTTCCCTACACTTCTTATACTTTAAAATTTTGCTTAGTATGATTGCATCTTCAATGGCTTGACCTGCTCCTTGACCAATATTAGGAGTAGTGGCGTGAGCTGCATCACCAATCAGCAGAATTTTATCCAAAGCAAAGCGATTGGTAGGCTTGAGATCAATGATGTCATTCCATATGAGTTTTTCGTCTCCTGTCCATTTGATTAACTCAGGTACAGGGAAATGATAATCTTGAAAGGCATGAGACAATTCATTCGTTGTAAAAGCTGACATGTCTTTGCTTTGAAAAGGTGCGTTGATACATGCAAACCAGTATATCTGATTATTTGTCAGAGGGGCCATGCCGAACCGTCCTTTCGACCCCCATGTTTCGGTAAATTCCCCGGGTATGACAAATTCTTTTGGAGGCTTCACCACAGCACGCCAACAAGTATAACCTGAATAACGCGGATTTATGGTTGAAAGGGATTTTTTCCGTACGACGGAATGGATCCCATCCGCTGCTATAAGTGCATCACCTTCTATGGCATTTCCATCTTCTAGACGCACTGTAACTCCCGTTTCATTTTAATATCCTCCGTTGTCCACTTTTTCTTGTTTTATTGGATAGTGATCTTCAAAAAAATGATTGCACGGAACAATTTTATTATCTACGACAGTATTAATATGTTTATGTCGCAGTTCGTTGGAAATGAGAAGGTGACTAGTGATATTTACATAATAAAATATAGAACATTATCAAACTTGTGATACGGAATATAGAGAAGAAGAGCTACAAAAACAAGCATAACGATAGCTAAAACAAGGCTACAAAAAGCTAAAAGTTTCTTCTCAGATCTTTTAAACAAAGAGGTCATACTTAAGATAAGTACTGTCGGAATACCAACATAAAAGGCGATCATTAAGTCAAATGCTAGTGGAGAACGAGCATGGATGACTGGTGAAGCAGCTAATAATATACCTAAGGTCAACGAAGTATAACTAAGCCAGGAATATCTTTTATTGTTTTTCATAACTTGCCTCATCTTTCACTTATAAAAATATTAATTACATATTTTAACTCATTTTGAATTAATATACAAACGAGGTTCGTGTGGCTGTCGTTTATTCAGTTGGGGTATGGCTACATACTGGATTTGGTTCAGGAAAAATTGGAAGGAAGAAAAAAACAGCAAAGCTCCCGGCCTTTTAAAAAGTGTTGGCAATTTGGTGAAAGAGCCTAACCTTAAAAATACAGCAGAAATCGACTTAATTGAAAATGCAGATTGTGTAGTTATCGATGGACCATTGACGAAAGTGACGCCTAAATAATGTGAAGATGACACAATTATTTGGAAGGGTGGTAAGGTGCTTAACGTGATAAGAAGTCAGCAGGTTCGGATGTCTGGATAGGATGTTATTTAAACAGAAGTATAGGGAAGAGGGTGAGGCCCTCTTCAAGACGCTGTAAACCTAATGAAATACATCATTTTTGTTATCAATATATAGTGATCCATCTTTTTGAACTTCAGCATAGAAGACATCGGAAATAGAATTGATACCAGCTGATTGTAGTTGTTGATCTAACCACTCCTCGTTAAGATTTAACTTTTCTAAATTCTTTTTATCAATTTCGCCATCAGAAATCACAGACATAGGAAGAGGGAAAAAATCGGTATTAGTTTTTGGGGTGTTCATGCCGCTCTCAATCAAAGTCTGCTTTGGTTCCTTTTTTATTACGGAGAGAGTGCCATCTGTTTCAAAAATTGCGTAATCAACATCAGAGGTGGAAAATACGTTCTTCTTTCGTAATAAAGTGTTTAAAGAATTTATATCTAGCCGCGCCTTGCGGAGAGTATTTTCCATAATTTTTCCTTTTCTAATAAGAATGATTGGTTGTCCTACAATAGCATAACGTGCATTTTTAGATTTTATATCTAGAAATCCGAGAAAGATGGTGAAAGCGCTCCAGCCTAACAAAGAGATCAGTCCGTTACGAATACTTAGTGAGTTATCAATAGCAAGAGAAGCCCCTATAGTACCGATTGAAATAGCAGATACAAAGTTAAAAAAGGTCATTTGGGAAATTTCTTTTCTTCCAATAAGCCTTGTTAAAACTAATAAAGTAATAAAAGAAATAGAAAGCCTTAGAACTAGTTCTGGAACCGACATAGTTAAACTCCTTTCATTCATTATGGAAAGTAAATTACTACGTATTGTTCCAAACTTTTAAAATTTGATGTATCTTCTATTGATTTTTTGAAAAATATAGAAATGATCAGTATGCCGTAGTTCGTTAAAATATAACAGATTAATAAATACCCCAATGGAAAATAAGGGCGCCAAAATATGAAGGCAGCGGGCAGCTGTTCTGTTATTTGGTGCCCTCTTTTACTTTATAGGAGGAAAGGGATATGAATGCATAACAATTAAAATTAAACTAAGGGGCAGTTTAATTGGAGAGGGAATGATAATTTTTAGAGGTTATTTTTGTCTTAATATCGAAACAAGGATTAGGGGAGTAGTCTTTTTATTGGAGGATATGTAATGAACATAAAAACAAAAAGGTTATTAATACGTAAATTTACATTCGAGGATTGGCAAGCTGTCTATGAATATACTTCTGAGGTTAATGTAATGAAATACATACCAGAAGGTGTTTTGACTAAAGAAGATGTAAAAGAATTTATAAATAAAAACAAGGATGATGCGGCTGAGAAATTTGCTGTTGTATTAATAGACGAGAATATTGTTATTGGACACATCGTTTTTTTAAAGTATTTTGGTGAGCATACTTATGAGATTGGGTGGGTGTTTAACCCAAAATATCACAATAGAGGATATGCTTCTGAAGCAGCACGAGCGGTTTTAAAATTTGGTTTTGAAAAAATGAAGTTACATAGGATTATCGCAACGTGTCAACCAGAGAATATTCCATCATATCGAGTTATGGAGAAGATTGGAATGAGAAGGGAAGGATATTTTAAAAAATGTATCCCAAAGGAAAATGAATGGTGGGATGAGTATTATTACGCTATTCTAGAGGAAGAGTGGAAAATAGATAGTGTAAAGTTGTAAGGAATTGTTTAGCTATTTAAAAAGATGGAATGAATTTGGTTTTTCATTTCATCTTTTATTTTTTACAGTAAAATAAGAATATTTCGAGAGCTGTTAACTGTAAAAAAGGTAGGAAATTTAATGGGAGGGAAGGCAATGGAGAAATTAGAATATGAATGGGTAAAACAAACAAGAAACATTTTATTAGACCAGTGTAAAGAATTAACGGAAGAAGAGCTTATCAAGGAACTTGACTTTGGTTTTCAAAGTATAAAAGATTCCTTCTTTCATATAGCGGGATGTTATCATGCTTGGTTAGGTTCTTTTGTGCTTTCAGCGACAACTACCCCACTTTACTCAAGAGAAGAAATTAATCAAATGCAACTAGAAGATATTAAACGTTATTTTCAACAAGCGGATGCATATGCAGAACAAGTATTTGAAAAATCTATTGAAGAGTTGAATACAGTTATCGAAAAGAAGCTTCCTTGGAGAACGGAAAGTGGATTGGTGAGAAAAACCCCCACCAATTATTGGTTCATTCAATTACACACGAATTTCATCACAAAGGGCAAATTGTAGCAATGTTACGTCTGCTTGGCCACGTCCCTCAGAACACGGATATACTGGGATTGCCTGGTTTAGATTAGGGGGCTATTGTTTACTTATTTAATAAGAGCATGTTTTGAACAATCTTCTTTTCAAAACATGCTCTTTCTTTTTGTTCATTTATCAAAGTTATTAGTTGTAACTGGATCGATCATTATTCCAAAGCGACAAAAGTTCGTTTTTTATTCAGACAATGGGAGTTGAAGAATTTAAGCGGGGGCACCTCAAAGGGGGAGTGGGTCTATGATTCTTATGAACCGCTGGAAGGAAGAGTAGTTGAATATACTCCTCCTCTAGCTATTGGGTTACTGGTTGCTGATTATCATTGCCGCGGCGTGGCTAACCCTGTATTGGATGATGATTAAAAGCTTTAGGCAAATTGATTATGACGGTCGTTCCTTCACCGAGTTGACTATGAATTTCTATGGTACCGCTATGGTTTTCTATAATTCGTCTACACATCATAAGACCTAAACCTGTCCCTTTTTCTTTTGTTGTGTAGAAAGGCTCAAATAGTCTTTTCTGTCTCTCTTGCGAAATGCCGCTCCCTTTATCGATAATTTCTATTGAGACACTCTCATCGTGCATATTCTTAAGGGAAATAACTATTTCTTGCGTGGCAGGGTCAGTAGTGGCTTCAATCGCGTTTTGTATCAAGTTCATTAACACCTGTGTTATCTGATTAGGATCGCATTGAATAGTAAATGTCTGATCGAAATGAATGGATTTAATAAGATGTATACCTTTTAAAGTAGCTTGAGGCTTCATAAATTCTACAACATGAGAGACCAAAGCCTTGATGTCCACTTCCCTAGTCTTCATGTTTTCTTTCGGTTTAGCTATAAAGATGAATTCGTTTACAATGGCATTAATTCTATTTAATTCTCTAAGAACAATGTCCATATAACTATCTATTGTTTTATCACTTGAAAGTTCCTTAATCATTTGAGCAAAACCGGTTACACACGTTAAAGGATTTCGAATTTCATGGGCAACCCCAGCTGCTAATTCACCAATTAACGAAAGCTTTTCTAGCTCTTGAATCTTGAGGGTGTTCTTTCGGTGCTCTGTAATCTCGATGGCTGTCCCATTTACTTCAATGACTCGTGAATTAATAATTACTGGAGTTAATGAAGTAAGATAATAGAATCCATTGAGGTTTCCTTCATAATTAATAATGCTGCCATTCCAAGCTTTTTCATAATAAGATTGTTTCTCATCTGCATGACTTTCAGGTAAGAAGTCATGCAAGGTTTTACCAACAATTATCGAGGGGGGAATCTCTATTTTTTTTAGAAAGTCACCTTCTGCAAATGTATGGATAAACTCATTGTTTTTCTTTATAAATTTAAATACAAATCCATTATGCTTCGGAATAAGATTTCGATAATCGACATGATTATCAAGAATGTTCTGAATAGTTACAGTGTCATTATGAGTCATATTTGCATCCTCCGATTATTATGATGGTTAGTAAATACATTTTATGGGGTTTTTGTAATTTTTTCTATTATACACTAGTTTGGGCTGTGTTTCTTTATAGTGTTAAACTTAAAGATAGAAAATCTCTAAAGATCGACAAAGGTCTTTTTTTATTGCTTGAAAAGGGAAGAAAATAGGTAAAGACTCAACGGTTTGACAGAGCTTTTAGTATTGATTATGTTGAAACGCCAGATGGGGATCCTGCCCACTAAAGATTTGTTCTCAAAAAGCTCCCTCGCAAGTTCCTGAAAGTAGTTAGGGGGAGAATACAAGAATTTTCGTAAGGAGGGGCACTGCCAGGTTTTAGTATACATTCTAAGTTTCTACGATATAATGACTCTA is from Bacillus sp. PK3_68 and encodes:
- a CDS encoding TetR/AcrR family transcriptional regulator, with protein sequence MRSNKIKEAALKYFTLHGYEGASLSQISEEAGIKKQSIYAHFKSKDDLFLQLLQDAKEVELSLKLQYFNEKAVNHPEKDLYGFLIMVTQLFQKDEYMKFWLRMSFFPRITY
- a CDS encoding WG repeat-containing protein translates to MKGELFCKLSLSFLSVLVSSTLIACSNDESSIKTQEEKRKAQETESFTQAKLYLVKKDGRYGFINQKGQLMIPYLYKSAQNFSEGLAMVSKDGKHYGYIDTSGKVKIPLYLQNREGELPLYGGSNDQLDFNMGKVTYYDKKADSTGILTNKGQNLHSPKYNYDFIEEGYIFATDKKTNQQVVLDKNGKKVFTPKRGEVVRDIYKDYFAVTTVKEDDEQEEFEIVDLVDNHNKVIVDATEKKIIQWKYGNEGLIPYYTDDFFEGEGYVNDNEEIVIKARFDSASPFSEGMAVVGLTPEQAEDPYVRSGYINQTGEIVIPVIYDTATDFNEGVALVSKDNKYFFINKTGKKLFNQSFSDARNFQSGLALVKKGNKLQYINKKEK
- a CDS encoding FAD-dependent monooxygenase, which produces MRLEDGNAIEGDALIAADGIHSVVRKKSLSTINPRYSGYTCWRAVVKPPKEFVIPGEFTETWGSKGRFGMAPLTNNQIYWFACINAPFQSKDMSAFTTNELSHAFQDYHFPVPELIKWTGDEKLIWNDIIDLKPTNRFALDKILLIGDAAHATTPNIGQGAGQAIEDAIILSKILKYKKCREEAFLEFENLRLPKTKRLSIFHGALEK
- a CDS encoding DUF421 domain-containing protein; protein product: MSVPELVLRLSISFITLLVLTRLIGRKEISQMTFFNFVSAISIGTIGASLAIDNSLSIRNGLISLLGWSAFTIFLGFLDIKSKNARYAIVGQPIILIRKGKIMENTLRKARLDINSLNTLLRKKNVFSTSDVDYAIFETDGTLSVIKKEPKQTLIESGMNTPKTNTDFFPLPMSVISDGEIDKKNLEKLNLNEEWLDQQLQSAGINSISDVFYAEVQKDGSLYIDNKNDVFH
- a CDS encoding GNAT family protein, with translation MNIKTKRLLIRKFTFEDWQAVYEYTSEVNVMKYIPEGVLTKEDVKEFINKNKDDAAEKFAVVLIDENIVIGHIVFLKYFGEHTYEIGWVFNPKYHNRGYASEAARAVLKFGFEKMKLHRIIATCQPENIPSYRVMEKIGMRREGYFKKCIPKENEWWDEYYYAILEEEWKIDSVKL
- a CDS encoding ATP-binding protein, yielding MTHNDTVTIQNILDNHVDYRNLIPKHNGFVFKFIKKNNEFIHTFAEGDFLKKIEIPPSIIVGKTLHDFLPESHADEKQSYYEKAWNGSIINYEGNLNGFYYLTSLTPVIINSRVIEVNGTAIEITEHRKNTLKIQELEKLSLIGELAAGVAHEIRNPLTCVTGFAQMIKELSSDKTIDSYMDIVLRELNRINAIVNEFIFIAKPKENMKTREVDIKALVSHVVEFMKPQATLKGIHLIKSIHFDQTFTIQCDPNQITQVLMNLIQNAIEATTDPATQEIVISLKNMHDESVSIEIIDKGSGISQERQKRLFEPFYTTKEKGTGLGLMMCRRIIENHSGTIEIHSQLGEGTTVIINLPKAFNHHPIQG